Proteins from one Helicobacteraceae bacterium genomic window:
- a CDS encoding cytochrome c gives MACHGPKADKSGMNKGRPPSTMTKEEIVTALKGYKAGANNAYGMGALMKGNMAPFSEKDIETVAAHIKTLK, from the coding sequence GTGGCATGTCATGGTCCCAAAGCGGATAAATCTGGCATGAACAAAGGTCGCCCGCCTTCTACTATGACCAAAGAGGAGATCGTTACCGCGCTTAAAGGCTATAAAGCCGGCGCTAATAACGCCTATGGAATGGGCGCTCTGATGAAGGGCAATATGGCTCCGTTCAGCGAAAAAGATATAGAAACCGTAGCGGCGCATATCAAAACGCTCAAATA